One window from the genome of Lentibacillus daqui encodes:
- a CDS encoding sensor histidine kinase, whose amino-acid sequence MKLKNRVAYYFVSRLFWLMLIWGLLIVLSVILISFFLGHNKEENPQLSISKIVEHTDMVDQKPTIGSKTKEDLIKNNMWVQILDEQGDEVFSINKPKSMPDHYDPGELVSDYLYPAKKGFQLSTWYETKDNQDLTWVLGKPMTSNNPFQYWVNNLWVLSIIIIGILIALFFGRQLGAPLLYIVSWIENLSIGKYEEPFNNRKFNSKQRWRNKAEYKTYQELTQALSKLTSTLQRNTEERELLEKTREEWMTGVSHDLKTPLSVIKGYTVLLSSHEHDWEQDKVRHFSKIMEERVEYMEQLIEDFNLTFQLKNDTIPIQLEQKDLVNVLKGTLEQLKKMPESKNKVFSFETNKEQILFNMDTKYLKRAFENLIANSIKHNPPNTEIKIILHEDLSHPRQIRVLIEDDGVGMDQETIEHLFDRYFRGTNATSNNSGTGLGMAIARQIIIAHGGEVEINSKLQLGTQCNITFPIE is encoded by the coding sequence GTGAAATTAAAAAACCGTGTCGCCTATTACTTCGTATCACGACTTTTCTGGTTAATGCTTATTTGGGGCTTACTCATTGTTCTTAGTGTTATTTTGATTAGCTTTTTTCTCGGTCATAACAAAGAAGAAAATCCACAATTATCGATTAGCAAAATCGTTGAACATACGGATATGGTTGATCAAAAGCCTACAATAGGCTCGAAGACAAAAGAAGATTTGATAAAAAACAACATGTGGGTACAAATCTTGGATGAGCAGGGTGATGAAGTTTTTTCCATTAACAAACCAAAAAGCATGCCAGATCATTATGACCCTGGAGAACTAGTGTCTGACTACTTATATCCTGCCAAAAAGGGTTTTCAGTTATCTACATGGTATGAAACCAAAGATAATCAGGATCTAACATGGGTTTTGGGGAAACCGATGACAAGTAATAATCCCTTTCAATATTGGGTGAATAATTTATGGGTTCTTTCCATCATTATTATTGGAATATTAATTGCCTTATTTTTTGGAAGACAATTGGGTGCTCCTTTACTCTATATTGTATCTTGGATTGAAAATCTATCTATAGGTAAATATGAAGAACCTTTTAATAATCGAAAGTTTAATTCAAAGCAACGCTGGCGAAATAAAGCTGAATATAAAACGTATCAAGAATTGACGCAGGCTCTTTCTAAGCTTACATCAACTCTTCAGAGAAACACAGAAGAACGAGAGTTATTAGAAAAGACAAGGGAAGAATGGATGACGGGAGTCTCACATGATCTAAAGACGCCTTTGTCTGTTATCAAAGGGTATACTGTACTCCTTTCTTCACATGAACATGACTGGGAACAAGATAAAGTACGTCACTTTTCCAAAATCATGGAGGAACGTGTGGAGTATATGGAGCAACTAATCGAAGACTTCAATTTAACTTTTCAATTGAAAAATGATACTATTCCGATACAACTTGAACAAAAAGACCTTGTAAATGTTCTCAAAGGTACTTTGGAACAATTGAAAAAAATGCCTGAATCAAAAAATAAGGTGTTTTCATTTGAAACGAATAAGGAACAAATACTTTTTAATATGGATACGAAATACTTAAAGCGAGCATTTGAAAACTTAATCGCGAATAGTATCAAACATAATCCGCCTAATACTGAAATTAAGATCATACTTCATGAAGACCTGTCTCATCCAAGACAAATTCGTGTTTTAATTGAAGATGATGGGGTCGGTATGGATCAAGAAACGATTGAACATTTATTCGATCGATACTTCCGTGGGACGAATGCAACTTCTAATAATTCTGGAACAGGACTAGGAATGGCAATTGCAAGGCAAATCATAATAGCTCATGGCGGAGAAGTTGAGATAAATAGTAAACTTCAATTAGGAACCCAGTGTAATATTACTTTCCCAATCGAATAG
- a CDS encoding helix-turn-helix domain-containing protein — protein sequence MTKATITAQRKIVDENGNTALIVDDEWKRRIELKLITAVIKFKFH from the coding sequence ATTACAAAGGCTACAATTACCGCACAGAGAAAAATAGTAGATGAGAATGGAAACACTGCTCTGATTGTGGATGACGAATGGAAGCGAAGGATAGAACTTAAATTAATCACAGCAGTTATCAAGTTTAAATTTCATTAA
- a CDS encoding helix-turn-helix domain-containing protein encodes MKMNDYPLLPYSVILMAVQDDSQAMDQVVNHYKGYNYRTEKNSR; translated from the coding sequence ATGAAAATGAATGACTATCCTTTACTTCCTTATTCGGTAATCTTAATGGCGGTACAAGACGATTCACAAGCTATGGACCAAGTTGTGAACCATTACAAAGGCTACAATTACCGCACAGAGAAAAATAGTAGATGA
- a CDS encoding RNA polymerase sigma factor — protein sequence MFIKTRDQLIILCFFFLDMSDTEIAKELEIARGTVNYHKKKALEKIKNYLKEHENE from the coding sequence ATCTTTATCAAAACGAGAGATCAACTCATTATCTTATGCTTCTTTTTCTTAGATATGAGTGATACTGAAATTGCCAAAGAGTTAGAAATAGCTAGGGGAACCGTTAATTACCACAAAAAGAAGGCATTAGAAAAGATTAAAAACTATTTAAAGGAGCATGAAAATGAATGA
- a CDS encoding ABC transporter ATP-binding protein: MLSIKNLTKTYKGSNKGVKNLSLALHEGDICGFIGANGAGKTTTIKAIVGIHAFDKGEVKLFDTKLKDDPEKFKAMIGYSPDTPTLYNNMTGKDYIELIASLYQMDDKERDKNLAYLLKELELESAIHELVSSYSHGMKQRLVLISLFMHNPKLIILDEPFVGLDPNATHFLINEMKKRAKEGAIILYSTHVLEVAEKVCNKVVILNKGEVVVNDTMENIIKDTSLNELFRDVTSHA, translated from the coding sequence ATGTTATCGATTAAAAACTTAACCAAAACATATAAAGGTTCTAACAAAGGAGTGAAAAACTTATCTTTAGCATTGCATGAAGGCGATATCTGTGGATTTATTGGCGCAAACGGAGCGGGAAAAACGACGACGATTAAAGCCATTGTTGGTATACATGCGTTTGATAAAGGGGAAGTAAAGCTGTTTGATACAAAGCTAAAAGATGATCCCGAAAAGTTTAAAGCGATGATTGGCTATTCTCCTGATACCCCTACGCTATATAACAACATGACTGGAAAAGACTATATTGAACTCATTGCGTCTCTCTATCAAATGGATGATAAAGAACGAGATAAAAACTTAGCTTATTTACTAAAAGAATTAGAATTGGAAAGTGCGATCCATGAGCTGGTATCTAGCTATTCCCACGGAATGAAACAAAGGCTCGTTCTCATTTCGTTATTTATGCATAATCCAAAACTCATTATTTTAGATGAACCTTTTGTTGGTTTAGATCCCAACGCTACTCATTTTTTGATCAATGAAATGAAAAAAAGAGCAAAAGAAGGAGCGATCATTTTATATTCTACCCATGTGCTTGAGGTAGCCGAAAAAGTTTGTAATAAAGTGGTGATTTTAAATAAAGGCGAAGTGGTTGTAAATGATACGATGGAAAACATTATCAAAGACACATCGTTAAATGAACTGTTTAGGGATGTGACATCCCATGCATAA
- a CDS encoding ABC transporter permease subunit: MRNIAILFKVELLEAIRNIKFIWLTIFFTILGVTQPLIDKYMEVIIQNVGGIDGIMIDPNAPDPQANEVLLATFSGQFNQIGLIILVISFMGMIANEKNSGVQGFIFTRPVSSLEYISSKLFGNWLISMVCIAIGSIVSYFYTIYLFDYYSITDFLLFLVFYNVWILFVISLAVLFSTIIKSSIFIGVATILLSMVFLLLGNINETFSLFLPSGVLTLAESLLLQTGSANFLLLIAPIIYIMINIFTAKFFINQV, encoded by the coding sequence ATGAGAAATATAGCTATCTTATTCAAAGTTGAATTACTGGAGGCCATTAGAAATATAAAGTTTATCTGGTTAACGATATTTTTCACCATTCTTGGTGTAACACAGCCATTAATTGATAAATATATGGAGGTCATTATTCAAAACGTTGGAGGGATTGACGGGATAATGATCGATCCGAATGCCCCTGATCCACAGGCAAATGAAGTGTTACTGGCGACTTTTTCAGGCCAATTTAATCAAATCGGTTTAATCATACTTGTTATAAGTTTTATGGGGATGATCGCCAATGAGAAAAACAGTGGAGTGCAAGGCTTTATCTTCACTAGACCTGTATCCAGTTTAGAATATATCAGTTCCAAACTTTTTGGAAACTGGCTGATCAGCATGGTATGCATTGCAATAGGTTCGATTGTTTCTTATTTCTACACCATTTATCTTTTTGATTATTATTCTATCACTGATTTTTTATTGTTCCTTGTATTTTACAATGTATGGATTCTTTTCGTTATCAGTTTAGCAGTTTTGTTTAGCACCATAATAAAAAGTTCGATATTTATTGGTGTGGCAACAATATTATTATCGATGGTTTTTCTGTTACTAGGAAATATCAATGAGACATTTTCTTTATTCCTGCCAAGCGGTGTACTGACCTTAGCGGAAAGCTTGCTTCTTCAAACAGGCAGTGCCAACTTCCTGTTACTCATTGCACCAATTATCTATATTATGATTAATATTTTTACAGCCAAGTTCTTCATTAATCAGGTTTAG
- a CDS encoding ABC transporter ATP-binding protein produces the protein MIAIHKVNKSFRGRKILKNISFDIAEGECIGLLGPNGAGKTTLIKCMTGIIRYESGKITFHGKDILNFKNDIGYLSQHTDFKRWMTCEESLRFFGSLSGLSKEYLADNINDILTDVGLKDKNKYRVEELSGGMKQRLGIAQAILHRPKLLILDEPVSALDPVGRNEIKNLIKKLKAYTTVLISTHILDDASEFCDRYIIIKSGKIIGNITNQDETVNRKQVNFQVNTDETTTSTIKLNDPYKLKEIKAGQYSVTSNEPINFSHLIKELEQLNIQINSLAYEKKDLEKIFLELVSEV, from the coding sequence ATGATCGCCATTCATAAGGTGAATAAATCTTTTAGAGGCAGAAAAATATTAAAGAATATTAGTTTTGATATCGCAGAAGGAGAGTGTATTGGCCTATTAGGGCCAAATGGAGCGGGCAAAACCACGTTGATTAAATGTATGACTGGTATCATTCGTTATGAGAGCGGAAAAATCACCTTTCATGGCAAAGACATTTTAAACTTCAAAAATGATATTGGTTATTTGTCACAGCACACAGATTTTAAACGGTGGATGACGTGTGAAGAATCGTTACGATTTTTTGGCAGCTTATCTGGTTTAAGTAAAGAATATCTTGCTGACAATATCAATGACATTTTGACAGACGTAGGACTGAAAGACAAAAACAAATACAGAGTGGAAGAATTATCTGGAGGTATGAAACAGCGGTTAGGAATTGCTCAAGCGATTCTTCATCGTCCCAAGCTTTTAATCTTAGATGAGCCGGTTTCTGCGCTTGATCCCGTTGGCAGAAATGAAATCAAGAATTTAATCAAAAAACTGAAAGCATATACGACTGTTCTCATATCTACCCATATTTTAGATGATGCCAGTGAGTTCTGTGATCGCTACATTATTATAAAAAGCGGAAAAATTATTGGAAACATAACCAATCAAGATGAAACGGTAAATAGGAAACAAGTAAATTTCCAAGTCAATACAGACGAAACCACTACATCAACCATAAAATTAAATGATCCATATAAATTGAAAGAGATAAAAGCTGGTCAATATTCGGTCACTAGTAATGAACCAATCAATTTTTCTCATCTTATCAAAGAATTGGAACAATTAAACATCCAGATCAATTCTTTGGCATATGAGAAGAAAGATTTAGAAAAAATATTTTTAGAGTTGGTGTCCGAAGTATGA
- a CDS encoding PLD nuclease N-terminal domain-containing protein, which translates to MNTDISVLFDLNWDAILPLVIPILVLHGILLAVALFDLYRRRNIVNYPIVWAIVIVLLNTLGPILYLIIGRRMLKNDRHS; encoded by the coding sequence ATGAACACTGATATTAGTGTTTTATTCGATTTGAATTGGGACGCAATTTTACCATTAGTTATTCCAATTTTGGTTTTACACGGCATACTTTTAGCTGTCGCATTATTTGATTTGTATCGTCGCAGAAACATTGTAAATTACCCAATCGTTTGGGCGATTGTCATCGTACTGCTCAACACGCTTGGGCCCATACTATATCTGATTATTGGAAGGAGAATGTTAAAGAATGATCGCCATTCATAA
- a CDS encoding helix-turn-helix domain-containing protein, translated as MEFKLFKNQIRFKIALELIDKEGGLSIMQLNDLLEDVPQATLYRHMNSMYEDGLVKVVNTRKTRSGEEKFYAINTETYKIDEEEWNQASYDEKVNFVTFYFMYILQSYKSYHEIIKEKKDQSTFSIAKLHLDESKFEDFQSELNALFNKYYDEKQNDNSKERTISLVIIP; from the coding sequence ATGGAATTTAAATTATTTAAAAATCAGATACGTTTTAAAATAGCATTAGAACTAATTGATAAAGAAGGGGGATTATCCATCATGCAATTAAACGATTTATTAGAAGATGTGCCACAGGCTACATTGTATAGACATATGAATTCGATGTATGAAGATGGATTGGTAAAGGTTGTAAACACAAGAAAAACACGATCAGGAGAAGAAAAATTTTATGCAATAAACACAGAGACGTATAAAATTGATGAAGAAGAATGGAACCAAGCAAGCTATGATGAAAAGGTGAATTTTGTAACTTTCTATTTCATGTACATTCTGCAATCCTACAAAAGTTACCACGAAATCATAAAGGAAAAAAAGGATCAATCTACTTTCTCCATTGCGAAGTTACATTTAGATGAATCTAAATTTGAAGATTTCCAGTCAGAACTTAATGCATTATTTAATAAATATTATGATGAAAAACAAAATGATAATAGTAAAGAGCGAACAATCTCGTTAGTTATTATACCCTGA
- the fabI gene encoding enoyl-ACP reductase FabI, which yields MTELLKGKNIVVMGVANQRSIAWGITKSLHNAGANLIFTNRQERSRKKLEKLLEENEITAKLIVSCDVASDESIQSAFQEIKENVGVIHGLVHSVAFANKEELKGEYADTSRDGFLLAQEISAYSLVAVTKAAKELMTEGGSIVTQTYLGSERVIKNYNVMGVAKASLEASVRYLAEDVGKYGIRVNAVSAGPIRTLSAKGVSGFNEKTSFITEKAPLRRNIDQDQVGDATLFFMSDLSRGVTGEVMHVDSGYHIIGE from the coding sequence ATGACTGAGTTGTTAAAAGGGAAAAATATTGTTGTCATGGGCGTCGCAAATCAACGCAGTATCGCCTGGGGAATCACCAAGTCCTTACATAATGCCGGGGCAAATTTAATATTTACCAATCGGCAGGAACGTTCCCGTAAGAAATTGGAAAAACTGCTAGAAGAAAATGAAATAACAGCAAAGCTAATCGTTTCATGTGATGTAGCCAGTGATGAGAGCATCCAATCCGCTTTCCAGGAGATTAAAGAAAACGTTGGTGTCATTCACGGATTGGTGCACTCGGTTGCATTTGCCAATAAGGAAGAATTAAAAGGAGAGTATGCAGACACATCCCGGGACGGATTCCTGTTAGCCCAAGAGATAAGTGCCTACTCCCTGGTAGCTGTCACAAAGGCAGCCAAGGAATTAATGACTGAAGGCGGCAGTATTGTTACCCAAACTTATCTTGGTTCAGAACGGGTCATCAAGAATTACAATGTCATGGGTGTTGCCAAAGCCTCATTGGAAGCAAGTGTCCGCTATTTGGCCGAGGATGTTGGTAAATATGGTATTCGTGTTAACGCTGTTTCTGCAGGACCGATTCGCACGTTATCCGCAAAAGGCGTATCCGGATTTAATGAAAAGACGTCTTTCATTACAGAGAAAGCTCCCTTGCGCCGTAATATTGATCAAGACCAAGTTGGCGATGCGACTTTATTCTTTATGAGTGACTTGTCCAGAGGTGTTACAGGCGAAGTCATGCATGTGGACTCGGGATATCATATTATTGGAGAGTAA
- a CDS encoding IS1634 family transposase, with amino-acid sequence MRIKVSRSKNSTSYFVIKDIYRNNKRTTKVVESLGNHEEILKKHPGIDPYTWAKEYAKKLTLEEKENNHKIIAKYNPDKQIERDKQTLFNTGYLFLQSIYHELKLDKVCQEISQKYEFEYDLNEILTRLLYLRVLHPTSKKGTFEHAKDLLEPAHFQTHQIYRALNVLEEQSDFIEEKVYKNSLNVVGRNTQVLYYDCTNFFFEIEEEDSLREYGVSKENRPNPIVQMGLFMDGSGLPLAFSMNPGSANEQPTLKPLEKRILKDFNLSKFVVCTDAGLSSNGNRIYNTYGERAFVTTQSIKKLKKFLKEWALDPEGWRIPGSNKKINLNDIRQLENDKRTYYKERWIKENDLEQKLIVTYSPVYERYQSSIREKQIERAIKKIEKPGSLNKPHQNDPKRFIKSTHVTDDGEIADKTQVVLNQEQIEKESMYDGFYAVCTNLESPIEEVIKINQGRWEIEETFRILKSEFRTRPVYLQRESRIKAHFLTCFLSLLMYRILEKKVDERFTCPELVSTLRNMNMRELDGEGYIPAFTRTEITDALHDAFGFRTDFEIVTQKNMKKILKQTKKGK; translated from the coding sequence GTGCGCATTAAAGTCAGTCGTTCTAAAAATTCTACATCTTATTTTGTGATTAAGGATATTTATCGAAACAATAAAAGAACAACCAAAGTTGTTGAATCCTTGGGAAATCACGAAGAAATTTTAAAAAAACATCCTGGCATAGATCCCTACACCTGGGCAAAAGAATATGCCAAAAAATTAACACTAGAAGAAAAAGAAAATAATCACAAAATCATTGCGAAATACAATCCCGACAAGCAAATTGAGCGAGATAAACAAACGCTCTTCAATACTGGTTATCTTTTTTTACAATCTATTTATCACGAGCTGAAACTGGATAAAGTTTGTCAGGAGATCTCACAAAAATATGAATTTGAATATGATCTCAACGAGATTCTCACGCGTCTTCTCTATTTGCGCGTTCTGCATCCCACTTCTAAAAAAGGCACATTTGAACACGCAAAGGATTTACTAGAACCCGCACATTTTCAGACACATCAAATATATCGGGCCCTCAACGTCCTCGAAGAACAATCAGATTTTATTGAGGAAAAAGTTTATAAAAATAGCTTGAATGTCGTCGGGCGGAACACACAGGTTCTTTATTATGACTGCACTAATTTTTTCTTTGAGATTGAAGAAGAAGATAGCCTGAGGGAATATGGCGTTTCGAAAGAAAATCGCCCGAATCCAATCGTTCAAATGGGATTATTTATGGATGGATCTGGCCTCCCACTCGCTTTCAGTATGAACCCCGGGAGTGCCAATGAACAACCAACGTTGAAGCCCTTGGAAAAACGCATTTTAAAAGACTTTAATCTTTCCAAGTTTGTTGTATGCACGGACGCTGGTCTTTCTTCGAATGGTAACCGGATATACAACACCTATGGAGAACGTGCATTTGTGACCACACAATCGATTAAAAAACTAAAGAAATTTCTTAAGGAGTGGGCTTTAGATCCAGAAGGATGGCGAATACCTGGGAGTAATAAAAAAATAAACTTGAATGATATCCGTCAGCTCGAAAATGACAAAAGAACCTATTATAAAGAGCGATGGATAAAAGAAAATGATTTGGAACAAAAGTTAATTGTCACCTATTCACCTGTTTATGAACGATATCAATCATCCATTCGGGAGAAACAAATTGAGCGAGCGATCAAAAAAATAGAGAAGCCCGGCTCTTTGAATAAACCGCATCAAAATGATCCGAAAAGGTTCATAAAATCCACCCATGTGACGGATGATGGGGAAATTGCGGATAAAACCCAAGTGGTTTTGAATCAAGAACAAATAGAGAAGGAATCGATGTATGATGGGTTTTATGCGGTATGTACCAATCTGGAATCTCCCATTGAGGAAGTGATCAAAATTAACCAGGGGAGATGGGAAATTGAAGAGACATTCCGCATATTAAAAAGTGAATTCCGGACTCGACCTGTTTATTTACAAAGAGAATCCCGCATAAAAGCACATTTTCTGACATGCTTTCTGTCCCTATTGATGTATCGTATTTTGGAAAAAAAGGTAGATGAACGTTTTACTTGCCCTGAACTAGTCAGTACATTGAGGAATATGAACATGCGTGAGTTAGATGGTGAAGGATACATACCAGCATTTACTCGAACAGAAATTACGGATGCATTGCATGATGCATTTGGCTTTAGGACTGACTTCGAAATAGTAACCCAAAAAAACATGAAAAAAATTTTAAAACAAACCAAAAAAGGAAAATAG
- a CDS encoding hydroxymethylglutaryl-CoA reductase, degradative, with protein MRTSRIPGFYNMAVEKRREWLASNLQLQDGELDHLESAQSLPLETANKMIENVVGTYSLPLGMGLNFLINGRDYVVPMAIEEPSVVASASHIAKIVREAGGFKTNATERVMIGQIQIIGCPDFNAAKEAIIAEKNALINDANAAYPSLVARGGGAEDLEVRLLNDDAESDYGKMLVVHVYINTCDAMGANIINTMVESLAPTMEKLTNGKVYLRILSNYADRCLAKAICVIPPELLRKDGFTGEEVRDGVVHAYKFAASDPYRAVTHNKGVMNGIDPVVIATGNDWRAVEAAAHAYASRHGKYDSMTTWSVDNQGNLVGELELPMSVGTVGGSIRVHPMAQVAHNILDVSSAKELAQVIVAVGLAQNLGALKALATEGIQKGHMALHSRSVAMAAGATGEMIDIIAEQLIEAKEIRVGKAKELVEEYIK; from the coding sequence ATGAGGACTTCTAGAATCCCTGGGTTTTATAATATGGCGGTGGAAAAGCGACGTGAATGGTTAGCATCAAATTTACAACTGCAGGATGGGGAATTGGATCATTTGGAGAGTGCTCAATCATTGCCACTAGAGACGGCAAATAAGATGATTGAAAATGTTGTTGGTACTTATTCCTTACCATTAGGGATGGGTTTGAACTTTTTAATAAATGGAAGGGATTATGTCGTTCCAATGGCGATTGAAGAACCATCTGTTGTGGCGTCGGCCAGTCATATTGCTAAAATTGTCCGGGAAGCCGGCGGGTTTAAAACAAACGCTACTGAACGTGTCATGATCGGGCAAATTCAGATTATCGGCTGTCCGGATTTTAATGCTGCCAAAGAGGCCATTATTGCAGAGAAGAATGCACTGATCAATGATGCGAATGCGGCATACCCAAGTTTGGTTGCTAGGGGTGGCGGTGCCGAGGATCTGGAAGTTCGACTGTTAAATGATGATGCAGAATCGGATTACGGGAAGATGTTAGTGGTGCATGTATACATAAATACATGCGATGCCATGGGAGCCAACATTATCAACACGATGGTGGAATCATTAGCACCAACCATGGAAAAATTAACAAATGGGAAAGTATATTTGCGTATTCTTTCCAATTATGCCGACCGATGCCTGGCAAAGGCGATATGTGTCATCCCACCTGAATTGTTAAGAAAGGATGGCTTTACCGGGGAAGAAGTGCGTGATGGTGTTGTTCATGCATATAAGTTCGCTGCCTCTGACCCATACCGGGCGGTCACCCATAATAAAGGGGTCATGAATGGCATTGACCCGGTGGTTATCGCAACCGGTAATGATTGGCGTGCGGTAGAGGCTGCTGCCCATGCCTATGCATCACGTCATGGAAAATATGATTCGATGACAACCTGGTCCGTTGATAATCAGGGAAACCTGGTGGGGGAATTGGAGTTACCGATGTCGGTTGGAACTGTTGGCGGATCTATTCGTGTGCATCCGATGGCTCAGGTCGCTCATAACATATTGGATGTATCTTCTGCCAAGGAGCTGGCACAAGTCATTGTTGCTGTAGGACTGGCACAAAACCTTGGCGCATTAAAGGCTTTGGCAACGGAAGGCATCCAGAAAGGTCATATGGCATTACATTCTCGGTCGGTTGCTATGGCAGCAGGTGCTACTGGGGAGATGATCGATATTATTGCGGAACAATTGATTGAAGCAAAGGAAATCCGTGTTGGAAAAGCTAAAGAATTGGTGGAAGAATATATAAAATGA
- the mvk gene encoding mevalonate kinase gives MSAEKATTSEQTAIGLAHSKLILIGEHAVVHGQPAIAIPFPLVGVESIVEHVPGAVKLDSAIYHGPIDLAPNQMDGIVNCVHAALRELGLPCKDLLIRIKSSIPPGKGLGSSASVAIAVIRSLFAYADEPYTEEELLNLANISETYAHGAPSGIDTLTITSGSPVWYEKDRPFDFIQPKADFHFVVADSGRMGDTKSAVESVANLFKSAPKRIQASLDRIGEITHQARRALEKASKHILGKTLNEAQKELEALGVSDAGLNRLIYIARKEGALGAKLTGGGNGGCIIALARNEAHSIHLTEKLKRIGAHAVWPFVLRRQI, from the coding sequence ATGAGTGCAGAAAAGGCAACAACTTCAGAACAAACAGCTATAGGATTAGCTCATAGTAAACTGATTTTAATTGGTGAGCATGCGGTTGTACATGGGCAACCTGCCATTGCCATTCCATTTCCGCTAGTTGGCGTGGAGTCCATTGTTGAACACGTCCCAGGAGCAGTTAAATTGGATAGTGCCATCTACCATGGGCCAATTGATTTAGCGCCGAATCAAATGGATGGGATTGTTAACTGTGTCCATGCGGCGTTAAGGGAATTGGGACTGCCATGTAAGGATCTATTAATTCGCATCAAATCTTCCATACCACCTGGCAAGGGACTAGGGTCGAGTGCTTCGGTGGCTATTGCAGTAATCCGGTCATTGTTTGCCTATGCAGATGAACCCTACACGGAAGAGGAACTGCTTAACCTTGCTAATATTTCGGAAACTTATGCACATGGCGCACCTAGCGGAATTGATACATTGACAATTACATCCGGATCACCGGTCTGGTATGAAAAAGACAGACCATTTGACTTTATTCAGCCAAAAGCGGACTTCCATTTTGTCGTTGCTGACTCTGGTCGAATGGGTGATACGAAGTCTGCGGTTGAATCGGTTGCAAACTTATTCAAATCCGCACCAAAGCGAATTCAGGCAAGCCTTGACCGGATAGGTGAAATCACACATCAGGCAAGACGTGCGCTGGAAAAGGCGAGTAAACACATCTTGGGGAAAACGTTGAATGAAGCACAAAAGGAACTGGAAGCGCTTGGTGTTAGTGATGCGGGATTAAACAGGCTGATTTATATAGCCCGAAAAGAGGGAGCACTGGGGGCAAAACTAACTGGTGGTGGAAATGGCGGTTGTATCATTGCGCTGGCACGAAATGAAGCACACTCCATCCATCTGACCGAGAAGCTGAAAAGAATTGGTGCACACGCAGTTTGGCCTTTTGTATTACGGCGGCAGATCTAA